In Juglans microcarpa x Juglans regia isolate MS1-56 chromosome 8D, Jm3101_v1.0, whole genome shotgun sequence, the following are encoded in one genomic region:
- the LOC121242262 gene encoding uncharacterized protein LOC121242262 has translation MVEREVLINEFDELRWEQMNLGDVFINRGWGNICTLRGKPNWAIDDARDADRSKAKGTDREGWDDDRNEDFYILIKSDSTQIERKNLALSSSTNKTKRKTSYTRIRRLICGEILIKRTRKQGQKRHIIELREREREIERLMCRKSVGMKLQLLFLALFLSGIHFIDSFTDPNDVAVLSALKAAWKNTPPSWGHSDDPCGLHGRWEGVTCNNSTFRVTAL, from the exons ATGGTggagcgagaggtcctgatcAATGAGTTCGACGAGCTCAGATGGGAGCAGATGAACCTCGGAGATGTGTTCATCaatagaggctggggaaatatctgcacattgagggggaag cCCAACTGGGCCATAGATGATGCCAGAGATGCAGATCGGTCAAAGGCTAAGGGTACTGATCGTGAGGGTTGGGATGATGACCGaaacgaggatttctacatcctcatcAAGAGTGACAGTAcacagatcgagaggaagaac CTTGCTTTGTCGTCCTCCACGAACAAGACGAAGAGGAAGACGTCCTATACGCGTATACGCAGACTTATCTGTGGTGAGATACTTATTAAGCGCACCCGCAAACAGGGACAGAAGAGACATATCATcgagctgagagagagagagagagagatagagagattaATGTGCAGGAAGTCGGTCGGCATGAAGTTGCAGCTGCTCTTTCTGGCATTGTTTCTCTCAGGAATTCACTTCATCGACTCATTTACTGATCCTAATGATG TTGCAGTACTCAGCGCCCTGAAGGCCGCGTGGAAAAACACACCACCAAGCTGGGGGCATTCAGATGATCCATGTGGATTACATGGACGTTGGGAAGGAGTTACTTGCAACAATAGTACTTTCAGGGTTACTGCCTTGTAA